A segment of the Panicum hallii strain FIL2 chromosome 1, PHallii_v3.1, whole genome shotgun sequence genome:
ACCCCTGGAGCCCCACACCTCCTCGGCTCCTCGGCCCACATGCAGTGCAGTAGCATTCAACGGCCCCCTCCGCGGGGGGCAAAACCGTACTTGCCCCCGTCGCAAGCGCAGGGGGGTAGGGCAATACTTGGCCGCCGCTTCTCTCCTCCACTCTCCAATCCCCACCTCACTCCGCTTGTGCGGCCGCGTGGAGGCTGCCTGCCGCGGCGCTCCGGCTGCGCTCCGATCCAGAGCGAGAGCAAGGACCCCATCGCCCCCCGCCGCGAGACCTCTCGCGGTTCCGACGCGATCGGCGCCGTCGAGCCACCCCGGAGCATCCCCTCGCGGTTCGTGCTCTCTCGCTGCTCCGCTCCGCCTCGTCGTCGCCGGATCACGCGCCGCTGGCCCTGGATTACTCGTTCCGATCTGAGTGTTCCGGGCGTTTTGCACGCGTTTGTGCTGAGGGGTTTGGATAGGGAGGGGAGGTTCTAGGGCTGGGGGCTGTGCTCGCGGTAGGGTTTTGGTGGGGTTTTCAGGGTTTGCGGTGCGGTGCATGGATCCTGATGTAGGATCGAAGTGCGTTTGCCTCGTGTTACGAGCTCCGTTCGTCCGCTAGGCGGCTCACCTGGATGCTGCTCTGCGTGATTGATCGAATTAGTGTTGCCTGGCGCTAAGTGATGTAGACTGCGGTGGAAGTGGAACAGGCGTGCAGAGCTTGAACAGGCATTGCGATATATAATTACGTGGTTTGTACAAAGGCTGGGGTTTGCCAGATGGATGGCTTTGGGTGATCTTGTTGCTTGTCTGCTTGAAATGGGTGATTTTAGAAACTGGTTAGATAGTGGAATTGTGTATTATGGTAGTTGCATTTGCAATTCTCTGCTTCATTCTGGCGAGTTTCTGCTAGAAGTCTGCAAAAGAAATTGCATTTATGTATTGGAAGTACACTTCCACCCCCAGGAGGCCTCACAAGAAGACACCAGGACTGTTCTACTGCACTGAGGATGCTAGGGGTTCTGATCCTCAAAGACCGCAGGCGATGGCAATCTTGAATCTTGGCATCCTTTCTGCGTGTGATCCTTTTCTATCTATGGCGTCCACCAGTTTCTTTTGTTCCGGGTTCACTTGTTTCGATACTCCTCTGTGGTACTGTTATAATCTAGTTACTTCGGTGGCGTTAGTCATGATTAGCTTGACTTGCTTGCAGCCGTTTGCTTCAGCCCTCTGTGCTGATCGCGTGCTGTAGTTTATTTTTCTGTTGCTGGAACTGGTTATGTGGCTGAACTAAAACTGTAATTTCGTTGCTCTAAATAATGAAATTGGGGTTTGTCCTGCTATGGAAAAAGTATTGGAAGTAGGTTCTTGAAGCTATTGATTATGTAAAGACATGCAGATTTTAGGTATAGTATCATTAAAGAGGGAGATCTATGCTATTTTCTTTTGAAACGGATGGTTACTGACAACTGTTTTCTGGGGTGCAGCAATGCCATATTTACCACTCTCTTTTACCGAATGCTTACTCCGTTCATATCTTTCGATTTATTCAGTGTGAAGCTACCCAGTTTGCTTTGAGAATATGGCTAGAAAGAGGAACCCAATTGTCTTTCTGGATGTATCCATAGGCGATGAACTAGATGGAAGAATGATCTTTGAGGTATATTTCTTGTTGCCATTTCTCTAATACATATTCAAGTGGGAGTGCATTAGTGCATGCGTGACTTTTAGCTTGGGCGAGGGTTACAGAGATCAGTATCTGCAGCTGTGTCCTTTTATATCAATGCTAAATATGGTATTGGTTTATTCGATCGGTTGACCAGCATGAATAAACTTTCCTTGCAGTTATTTGCTGATGTCGCGCCCCTGACGTCTGAGAACTTCAGAGCTTTATGCACAGGTAATCTTTATTTcacttttttttttgtaaatTAATACAAATTCATCTGTTGCTTAGTGTTACGTGCAAATGATTATTTGTGATAACTACTATAGGATAACATACTTGAACTTGTGTACATGTTATGCCATCTTGGGCATTAGGAAATATGAAATGTGATCGTCAACCAAGTTATTTGGTTTATTGAATTAGATTTTATAATGTTTGTGGTGTCGCGAATGCATCCATAAAACATACTGAAGCTTTTGTTATGTTGTTCACACTAAGAAATATTTTTAGTAACAATGCTTCAAAGCTTTTTAGTAGTACAATAAATGTAGTAAATTCACAAAACTACTTAGTCATCCTAAATTATTAAAAGTTCGACATTATTAAGTACTTGCTGTGAGTATGGGGGAATACGACGTTCTCAATTCTAACCAAATTGCTAGGTTTATGCGGCAATTGTGCTTGTTTTTCTTGATGTGGCTCTTACCAGTGAGAGTCAGGTGTGCCGATATACCCTCCAAACAGTCACAATAAGCACTGTCTCACTGCACAAGGTTCTGCGATTGGTAATGTTCCAGTGTAAATTGTAATTCTATTACCTTTAGGAAGCTACAGGCGCAGTTTCAAGTTCTAAGTGTAGTTCTTTTAATTACTTTGGGATTATTGAGTtgcatgcaccaaccaatttAATCCAAAAGCTTAAGCTGATGGGGAGAGGTGGGCAATTCACTTATACTTCAACACTCCCCCTCACGTGCAGGCTCTCTCAAGCCTCAAACGTGGAAATTAGGAGTTGGTTgcaattattttatttaatCGCGCCCACCAGGATTCGAACTCGAGACCTCTGGCTTTGATACCATATTGAGTtgcatgcaccaaccaatttAATCCAAAATCTTAAGCTGATGGGGAGAGGTGGGCAATTCACTTATACTTCAACAGGGATGTTTTGTGAAATTTCACTCTTTCAAATATGGCTGCAAACCACTTCTGCTTTTTTGATTTTGCTGCAACGATTTCAGTTGAAAATGCGTTGCCTATTTGGAAATTGGAAGCACAAATGTTGCACTTCCTTTGATTACAAATATAAGTTCATTAGGATATCGGCACTTCTCTAATATGCCACTTTGGCTAGCAATATCTATAATACTATATAATCTTAAATAAAAGGAGTTCTGTATTATGAGTTCACTTTTCATGATCAAACGACTAGCACCAGTCTTCAGATGCCAATCTAAGTGAATTTTAAATATTAATTGTCAAAGATGAAAAGAATCTGGCTTAGGTCAAACCTAAAGTGGACTGTGTTTGTGGTCAGTGGAAGTAGTGAGTAACATCTTTCCAACATGGAAGAATAACGTATTTTGTATGTTTTTATTACTGCTTTTACTAAAGTTTATTTTAGTTATCTGCACGGAGCAATTATCACTGAAGCTATGGTGCTACTTGTACCTTTTGTTGTCACGTAGCAGTCCTAATGATCTTTATTGGTATTTGCTTGAAATCACTTTTTCGGCAATATTATTCGAATCTCAATTCTGTGATCTGCATCCAGCCATATCCGATATGCTGTTCTGTGACTACATTTGAATATTCCTGAAATCTGAGAACCTAATCTAATTTTACAGTCTGATGATTAACTACAAGTGAGTCTCTTATTCATTTGAATAGAACAGAATGCATAATACACCTTGGCTGATGTTTCTATTTCTTCTTTGGCAGTTATAATTTGGCAGACAATTTCTGATATTATTTTTGGTTATAATCTATAAAAGTAAAATTAAGATGTGAGATGAAGATTCTGAACCTGTGTACACCAATCAGCACAAACATACTCGTATGCTATTATAACTTCAGCTGTAGACTTCTTATCCATATCTTCTGTTCTAAACACTAGTGTTTATTTTTGCAACAAAAAATGCAATGATGATGAGTGGCTAATATACTAATATTCTTTGTGGAAATCATTTTATAATGTAGTGGGTACTTGTCTTTTTGCTACACCCCACCTTTGTGCAGCTTGAGCTTACAGATTATATTCAAATTTGAGCTTAAAATTAACTCCTCCCTAATTGCTAGCATTGTTGCTCTTGATAATTGATGTTGCACGCTTTAGGTGAGCTGGGAAAGACTAAGAAGCCATTATGTTACAAGGGATCAACCTTCCACTGTGTCATCAAGGGGTTCATAGCACAAGTTAgttttgcttcttcttcttcttcttcttcttcttcttcttcttcttcttctgtgtaATTTTGTGTTTGTCCATTATGCTTCATAATCTGTAATAAGGTACAACTTTTGTCTTTGGTGGTTAGCATTTGGTTAGCTTTGTCTTGTTCTATTTTTAGTCAGTTTCCTGTTTCCTTTTTTCATGATGTAGGATGCGAGAGAGATGATATCGACTGCTTTTCATATCATATAGTATTTAAGGTTGTATGCTGAATTATTTATGTTTGCTATTCTAATAATTGGTGGAAAAAATCACTTAACGGTTTTCTTAATCTTAGCTACTGATGGGTGCTTTATTTTTTCAGGGAGGTGACTTAGCAAAAGGAAATGGTGAGTTTACACAATTAATTCTTTATTTTACaatttctatttcttttccttctgaGAAAAATAGTGGCAACTCCCCTCCTCACATTCCATGATATTTCTCATTTTGTCGTGTTGATAAATTGATGCTCTTATCTCTACTAAATTGCTTGCATGCACATAACACTCCTTGTAAGTCATGTGGTTACAGCTTGCTATTTCATCTCACAATGACCCTACCTCTTGATTTTGTGATATACTGTGCCACTTCTCTCTAGCACATGATGTTCTTTGTCATGTACTCTTCTTCTGAAGAGTATTGTAGCAGCCTCAATTTTTTTCATGTCTGATCCTGGTATAATGGCTTTATAATGGTTTCAAAATTTTCAAATTTGCTTAGGAATAGTTTTGCTTCCATGTTCCATGATTTGTTGCTGGATCCTGCTGTATATGTCGCCCTATAGATTTCTTTATTATTACCTATTAATGTTGCATGATGACGCATGTTGGCTGTGTTTAGTTTTTTTGTAAGCGTTTCTGTCATACATTAGGTTTGTTTGTTTGATGTGATTCTACCTTGCACGCATAGGCACATCTTCCTGTTTTACATCTCATCTGTGGTAAACTGGTAATGACTATTATTGATCTGTGTTACAGGGTCTGGTGGAGAAAGCATATATAGTGGGAAATTTGGAGGTATTAATCATTTAACTTGGTGTGATATCCGTTATATGATGGATGTTTTGAATACAAATAACCTTGCAACCTTTTCTGTAAGGATTTGGAGTGTGGGCTACGAACCGGTCGAATTTTGTTATTAGAAGTGTATAGTGAATGGGTCCAGATTCTAAGAATTAGCACTCCCTCTGCTTCACTATGTTTGTCTATGGCCTTGGGAGAATACCTCTCTTGCCCAATGAGGATATCATAAGTGTAGTTGTTGCAATATTTCCACTCCATACCTCTATTAAGTGCTTTGAAAGAGTTTTAGCAGTTCTATTAGGTGCATGGATGGTCATTTCACATTGATTTGTTCTTTGAACTCATACATTGTTTGTTTGTGCCCATGATATGCTATGGACAAACATAGTAAATGGAGGGAATACAAGTTACTGctgtgttttttttttgctctgGAAACACTGTAGATTTCATCCACCTGTTCTGGTAAGGTCTAAGCAAGCAGTTTGTATCATTTGCATTTCAGATGAAGCTTGTGTACTACGCCATGATGATCGTGGTCTCTTGACAACGGCAGATACTGGCTCCCAATTCTGTATTACTTTCAAGCCTAATTCTCATCTTGACAGGTTTGTTTCAGATCAATTCCATTTAAATGACAGTGTGATTCAGTATTGTACAAAATAAATCTTTAGACCACATGAATTGAGCCTCTAATCTTACATCCACTTGCCCATCCATATTGCCTCTTTGGAGAATACTTGTCCGTTATCTAAACACTGGACATTCGTCTGTTGTAATGCTGTTGTTTTCAGTAGGATTGTTCAAAAAACCTAAACTGGCCACTAGCCAAACTGGATGAGGGAAAACTACACTACTCCTATGTTGCTTCTTCTCTAGTTGATGTTCATAAATAGTGTATTCCCCCACCTCTGGTTTGGGTTGCTTTGACTGGATTAGGGTTTTGGACACCCTTGGTTTTTAGTACCAAACTGTATTTATTCATTGTTCCCCCATCCTAATTAAAGTTCTAAGACGTAATAGTAAGCGATACATTATTTCTAGAATAGAACATGAACATCATTTGCTTAATTTTTTTTCAAGGATTGGAACTACAGAAGAATAGTTCTTTGTTACTTCTTTTACTTGTTGACTTGTAGGGTCTTTGGATCTCCACTGTTGCCTAATTCAAATTGAACAACCCTGCTTGTAGAAATGTAAGAATTTGGTAGTTTTGTATTGTATGCGTCATCCTTTCAGTTTTACTTTCTGGAGTACTGTTCGTATATTTATTAGATTTGGGTTGGTGAATGGAATATACACTACGCCTGTGTGGAATTTTGCATCGGTTTCCTGTTATATGAATGCCTTTTTTTGAGAAAATACACTAGAAGTGAACCTGTCCGGCAGATGCATGTACGAAAGTTATGAAGCTTCGTTTTTGTTTTGCTGTTTTTTCCCCCTATGTTTGCAACGTAGCTTGATTGTGACAAAAACCGTTAACTAGGCATATCATTTAGTTTTTAGAAGCCTCTAGAATGTCTTAACTCTTAGCACAAATGCATTTGTGAATTCCATGGTTTTCTGACTCAGTACATTTTGGTGGTAATATGATCTTCTACTGTGTTCCAGAAAACACACTGTTTTTGGCAAGCTTGTTGTTGGAAATGATGTGTTGAAGAGGATCGAACAAGTTGATGTGCATGAACCTGATTCGACTCCCGTTGTTCCGGTTAGGATAGTAGATTGTGGGGAGCTCACTGACCGCAAATATCATGATTCTGTGACAACTGAAAATGGTATGTCTTGTCAACTGCTTGAAATTTTGCCGCAAATGTCAGTCATTTTAAGTCATTTCTGCATATAGGTAAGGTAGGCCACCAATATCCTTACCTTTTTAACATAATTTTCATGTGATTGTGGTCATATAGATAAAAAGAGGGCTGCCAAATCAAAGTTTTTGAAAGATATATCTTCCGATGAGGAAAGTAATGATGGACAACACAAGGGACGTCGTAAGAAATCatcaaaaaggaaaaggaagaagaggagataTTCTTACTCGGAATCAGATAGCTCTTCTGAGTCAGAGACTGAATCATCGGATTCTGAGAGCGACTCTGATACTTACTCCAGTGACTCATCTGATGTCAGCAGCTCAAGTGATGACAGACGAAGGCGCAGAAAAAGACACTCAAAGAAAAATAAGCGCAAGCGTTCAAGAAGAAAGCGTGACCATAGGCGTGAGAGAAGGCGTAGGAAGCGTGATAGGAAAGCAAAACAGAAGTTAAAAAAGTATGATATCATTGTTGAATTGAACATTTCAGACCTTTTATCCGTAACATATATTCTTTCATTAACAGGATGATAGAGAGTGACAGTGAAGCTGAAAGTACGAGTGATAGCAGCTCTGAGGATGCCAGAAGCAAGCGACACTCTCGTGGGCGGAAGTCCAAGGCATCATCTCAAGTTTCTGgtaatttcttttcttttttcctatATATTCTTTACACCTATGCATGTTGATCTTGCTTTATTTCACTAACAGTAAAATGAAGTGGTTTCTGGACTTCTTCTCATTTCTCAATTCGGTTTATGAACTCGGTCTGGGTAACATGCCCATAAACTTAGACTATGTACCCACATCAGGCAATTCTTTGTAATGCAAGATTAGGGTGGTTAGGGTGGCATCACTCATCATTATTGAACTGTATAGGCACAATATGATATTTCTTCTCCATTTTATTTCTAGAAATCGATCGAATGATTTTATAAAGTAATGAAAGGGTAGAGATCTCCATGGAGATCTCAAATTAGAAATTAATGCAATTTCTGGCATGCAGGGCCCAACTTTGTAGTTAAGATGATGTGGTGTGTATGATCTGTTTGGATGTCTTATCAGTACCCTTGACTGTTAGTTAACTTCCTCTTCACAAATACTTCACATTTCACACTAGATCTGGTCAATGTTTTCATACTGGCTATCAATAGCTTTTAAAATACTTAGATTGGAAATATGAGAATCATATGCATAAATTTGTCTTAAAAAATATTTTCACAATCTTataattttgctagattttatAAACAAATTCTAGTGAAAAACAGTGGCCAAAGGCAGACCGTGTCATGTCCAAACATCCAAGTATTTCTTACTGGTGGTGTATTCTTTTAGGCTTTAGATCATGGTTGCATGTTTTTGTCTGTGGTGTAGTTATTCCATTATCTGTATGACATGTTGTAGCATCTGTACTGTACTAATTGGCTATCTAATCAAACCCACTGTTCGAGAAGCAGCCCAGGGTAGCTGCGTCTGTGCAGAAGGGATTTATAGTGAGTTGTTTGGTTTGTGGCATATGTTTAGTTCAGCTTTTAATTGATGTGTACTCTTTTGTTTTCAGCGGAAAATCTTGCTGCGGTAGCTGTTTTGAAGGAAGCCACATCAACTCAACAAACGAGTGGAATGCCAAGGAGTCTGGCACAAGAAGATAACTCCCCCCTGCAAAATGGGGAGATCCATACAAATGGTGTTAATGAATCAAAAACTGAAAGGAATGCTGCTACCATGCCTGTTCTAGCTGGCAATCGAAGCAAATCTAGGTTTCCTATACTTCTTCACACATCAATCATTCTTTGTGCTTACTGCTTCTGCAAGCGGTGTTTCATCTGACATTGATAAGCAGGAGCCAGAGCATGAGTGCTAATCACTCAATGAGCAAGAGTATGAGTATCAGTCCAAGGAGAAGCCCGATCAAAAGGTCAATTACCACCCGGAAGAGATCAGCTAGCAGGAGCCCTGTTCATCATAGTCGCAGTAGAAGCCCTGTCCGTGTTCCCAAAACAAGTAAAAGCCGGAGTCCAGCTAGGCGGAGCATCACCAGGAGCCCTGCTAGAAGAAGCCCCAGCAAGAGCTCACCTAGAGATGCAAGCAGAAGCGCGACTCCCCGCACAAGCAGGAGTCCTGTTAAAGGTCAAAGAAGAAGCATTAGCAGGAGCTCAGCTAGGTCCATGCAACGAAGAACTCCAAGCAGGAGCCCAGAGAGAACTCATCTACATAAAAGTGTCAGCCCAAGCCCACCTGTGGAGAAGAGAAGAAGCATTACCCGGACCTCTGCAAGATCTCCATTGCGAAGTGTTAGCCGGAGCCCTGCTAGGTTTTCAAGGAGCCCACATAGGCCTTCCAGGAGAAGCCCAATCAGAAGTCCTCGAAGGAACATACATAGAAGCGTGAGCAGGAGCCCTGTGAGAATACCTAGAAGAAGCGTGAGCAGAAGCCCTGTAAGAGGTGGACGACCTCGCAGGAACATTAGCAGAAGTCCCAGTCCACCTCGCAGGGCAATATCACCCCCTCCAAACAATGGGAGGAGCCCATCCAGGACTGGCTCTCCTGATGGGTCTCCAAAACGCATAAGGCGGGGACGTGGTTTTACTCAGCGGTACTCATTTGCAAGACAATATCGCTCACCTTCTGCTGATCGCTCGCATCGATATGGTGGAAGAAGTGACCGTGACAGGTAATTTAATCAAACTTTGAGCTTTGACTTATTTATTTTAGATTTTTCATTTATTATTCTCCTTCTGTAGATACATGGGTTACCGGGGTTCCCGCCACCGATCACCTCCTCGACGGTATAGAAGCCCACCCAGAGGCAGACCATCATCACCAAGGTAAATGAACTGTTGCTATATGTGATAATTTAGCATTCTGTCATTTTCATGGATGTCAAGCTTCTGGTATTATTTGTGAGGCACATATCATTGGACCAAATCCTGAGCAAGAGGTTATATTTATGTGGATGCTTAACTTAGATTATTATTTATGACGCACATGATCTAATCAATTTTATTTCAAGGTGTTTCTGAATTGGTGTGCTTACCCCATTCTAGAGTTGGTTCCATGTCATGATTTCTTTTATTTTGACACTTGAGGCGAAGTaggtacaggaggaggagccgaAGCACCTCACGCAGCCCTGTCCACAGAGAGCGAGGTAGGGGAGGTGGCTACAGCAGAAGCCCTGTACGGAGTCGTTCGCCCCCTGCCGGGAAACCTAGGTCACATGGTGAGCGTGCACGGTCAGTCTCCAGGAGCCGCCTGTCCGGATCGAGATCAAGGTCTCCACCACCAGCGCATGATCGGTCTCCACCCGATTCCCAATCTCCTAAGCGTGCAAGTGATGAGAAGTCCCGGTCCCCATCCCCGTCCCGCTCGCGCTCCCTGTCTTCAAGCCCTAGTCCTGGAGGCAAGAAAGGCCTGGTTTCCTACGGAGATGGCTCCCCAGATTCTGCTGGAAAGTAGGGGGCCAGTGAAATGTTTCTACTACCTTTGGGCATTGGCTGTTGATCTATCCATCGGCTCTTTATGTTGAAAATTGCAACTGGTAGTCTGTAGTGAAGCTGTTTTGATACTTGAGCCCCTGGTGGTGTTATCGCTGTAGAAGTGTTAAATATGTTGTTTGGGATGATCGCGGATGTGGTTCAGTTATCTTAAGACAAATAATCGGAGCCTAGTATATGGTTTTGTAGAACATGTTGCACGGTTTCTATTCGTTGGTGGAATTAAAAGAGAATCGTAATAATATTTTGTTCTTGATACCGATACCTTGTGCTCTTGTTTCCTTTTTGCATTTTTCTGGCATATATTATATTATTTCGGCAAAATAACCGTGTGTTTTTATGTAACGTTTACTTGTTACTGCATGGTGACACAGAGCTTTGCTGTACCTTGCATTGCTGAAATTTATTGCATAGATGCAGCTTGGAACACGCTGATTTTGCATGACTCGAAAGTTCTACGGTATGATGCTTTGTCGCGATTTCTACTAGGAAAGCACGAGCATACTCGGCAGTGGTGGTACGAGGCCACCACAGTTCTGGACGCTGTGGCTTTGTTTTCCCTCGTGCGGCCGGCAGCACTGTGGCCTCTAAATTCAAGTACCCGCACCGGATCCCGTGTGGCGCGACGGGAACGGCCAATAGGAAACCGACGTGGCCACTCGCCGCGCCACTCGCTACGGTTACCCTGCCTTGTTCAAACCTCCGCCGCCCATTCTTCCATCAACGGCCAGCACCCTCTCTCCACCCCGACACCGGCGAAATTCCCCAATTCTGAGCACCCCacaccggcggcgatggaggcCGCGACTGCCGCGACGGCGGCGATGGTGTGGTTCCGGAAGGGGCTGCGCGTGCACGACAATCCGGCGCTCGACGcggcccgccgcggcgccgggcgGCTGTACCCGGTGTTCGTGCTCGACCCACGGTACCTGCGCCCGGACCCCGCCGCGGCGTCCCCAGGCTCCGCGCGCGCGGGGGTCGCCCGCGTCCGCTTCCTCCTCGAGAGCCTCGGCGACCTCGACGCCCGCCTCCGCCACCTCGGgtcccgcctcctcctcctccgcgcccgcgacgacgtcgccggcgccgTCTGCGCCGCCCTCAAGGACGTGAGCATCCGCCCTCGATGCAAATTTAACGCCTTCTTTCCCCCCTTCGGCCATCGGGTACATACTGACAACCGCATCGCAGTGGAACATCGGCAAGCTGTGCTTCGAGTCCGACACCGAGCCGTACGCGCTGGCCCGCGACAAGAAAGTCACGGTGAGGCTCATGATCGCTTATCTCTAGCACTAGTTTTCTTACAAGTACTTACCTGACGAAGATTTTTGTTCGTGCAGGACTTTGCGATGGCTTCGGGGATCGAGGTGTTCACGCCGGTCAGCCACACCCTCTTCGACCCTGCAGAAATCATAAGCAAGGTGCTCGTGATCGAACACTCAGCCACTCAGGCACTAGGTACCAGCAAAGTGACCAGATGCTTGGAGTTCACCGCGTACCTAATTTTTGTTTTGCCAACTTGCAGAACGGTGGCCGGCCGCCTTTGACGTACCAATCATTCATCGCCATTGCCGGGGACCCGCCTGAGCCTGTTTTGGAGGAATACTCTGAACTCCCACCGGTTGGAGACACGGGAGAGTACGAGTTGTTGCCCGTGCCCACAGTGGAGGAGCTAGGGTATGGGGATATCAGCCAGGTACAAGTGGAGTCACGATTGATCCAAAGAAGTAGTATTTCAGTTGCTGCTGGATCGAGCTTGAACTTCCTGATGGCCAATTGCAGGAGGAGATTCCTCCATTCCGAGGAGGGGAGACAGAAGCTCTTAGGAGAATGAAAGAATCACTTCAAGATAAGGTGGGTACTTCTGGAATGGCATATTCTGGTTCAATTCATCCATAATTTTTGTTTGTTGTTAGCTGTTTGTGCAATTTATCTCTCTGTGATGGAATTTATTCATTTTCTTTGTTTTTGCAGGAATGGGTTGTCGAATTTGAGAAACCTAAGGGTGACCCATCTGCCTTCCTCAAACCTGCAACAACTGTCTTGTCACCATATCTGAAGGTGAGTTTTGTCACTGACCAGGTGTAGATAGTCGTCCTTCCCCATTTATCTTAGATTGCAGTGTTGAGACAGATTGTTATGTTGTAATGTTGCAGTTTGGTTGCCTGTCCTCCAGATATTTTTACCACTGCATTCAGGATGTCTACAGGAGTGTCAGAAATTATACAAGACCACCTGTTTCATTGACAGGCCAGGTGATTTGTAATTGCATTTGTTGGGCCTGACGGGCTGCACAACTTCTTTTAAGGTGGATCTGAGCGCATGTCTCTTGTTCTTGTAACAGTTGCTGTGGCGAGACTTCTTCTACACAGTATCTTTTGGGACTCCTAATTTTGATCAGATGAAAGGAAACAAAATTTGCAAGCAGGTTTGCTTCATTCGTCAACCATATCCTTTACAGTGATGTCATTTGACGAGCATATTTGTAACTTAAGCCCATCTAATTTAGATCCCATGGAGTGAGAATGAGGAACTATTTGTTGCATGGAGAGATGGCCGGACAGGGTATCCATGGATTGATGCTATCATGATTCAGGTTTTTCTCTAACGAACGTCTGCCAGAATTACTTGCATCACCCATAACTACCAGAGTGTGTAATAGTGTTCTTTTTGTGTGCTTGTATGCTAGCTAAGGAAGTGGGGATGGATGCATCACCTTGCACGCCATTCAGTTGCTTGTTTTCTTACGCGTGGTGATCTGGTATGTTTCATAATATATGAAACTTGCTTCAAATAAGAAACTCGGCTGGGAATTGTGTGCCTATTTTTGCATAGTTTCACTGAAATGTTCTTTACATAACATGTATGTTTGTAATTCCAAAGTTTTGGTCTTTTGGCAACTTTAGAGTTTTACTAAAGAAAGAAGTCAGTCCATAAGATTTGGCCATTTTGCTATATTATTCTTTTCGATTAGAAAATATGCTGTTGGGTTGTTTTGATGAGCTATTTGTTGGGTTCAATATTATGCTGTTGGGATCTGAAAACCATTTTAGTTACATAGTGATCTCTGATAAGGACATTGGCATTTATTAAAGAATTGTGGACAATGACAGTATGCATCTAAAGTAATTTACAATCTACCTGGTGTTGCCCATGATGAACTTCTCAAACTTCTTTTTTTAAAGTTTATCCACTGGGAGAAAGGGCGCGATGTCTTTGAAAGGCTACTGATTGATTCTGACTGGGCCATTAACAATGGCAATTGGCTGTGGCTGTCTTGCTCATCCTTCTTCTATCAGGT
Coding sequences within it:
- the LOC112879021 gene encoding (6-4)DNA photolyase, encoding MEAATAATAAMVWFRKGLRVHDNPALDAARRGAGRLYPVFVLDPRYLRPDPAAASPGSARAGVARVRFLLESLGDLDARLRHLGSRLLLLRARDDVAGAVCAALKDWNIGKLCFESDTEPYALARDKKVTDFAMASGIEVFTPVSHTLFDPAEIISKNGGRPPLTYQSFIAIAGDPPEPVLEEYSELPPVGDTGEYELLPVPTVEELGYGDISQEEIPPFRGGETEALRRMKESLQDKEWVVEFEKPKGDPSAFLKPATTVLSPYLKFGCLSSRYFYHCIQDVYRSVRNYTRPPVSLTGQLLWRDFFYTVSFGTPNFDQMKGNKICKQIPWSENEELFVAWRDGRTGYPWIDAIMIQLRKWGWMHHLARHSVACFLTRGDLFIHWEKGRDVFERLLIDSDWAINNGNWLWLSCSSFFYQYHRIYSPVTFGKKYDPNGNYIRHFIPVLKDMPREYIYEPWTAPLSIQKKAKCIIGKDYPKPVVDHETASKECRKRMGEAYALNRLDSNSSKGKPSNLSRRKMSHGDQDASNSSIAKLLKTSRSE